The stretch of DNA ATTCTTCTATCGCTTTCATAACTTTAAATGGCCCTGAACTTTTGTTTGAAGGGAATGCGAGTTTAATCCCGGACTCAGGATAAAGAGCCGAATGGAAGCTCCCCCCGGGATCGTACCCCATTAAGTTGTTACGCTGGTAACTCCCCCTGTTATCTTGAATTAGTTATAACTATTGTCCCTGTGTTGCCTCCTCCAGGCCCAACAATTGATTTTGATACAGATATCGGTTTAATAAAAACTGCCCCACCAAAGTTGAGAATCCCACCTGTAACGGAAGTTATACAGATACCATCCTTCTTTATATCCAAGTTCATTCCCCCAAAGTTACTTTTAAATCATTATATGTACAATTAGGTATGCTTGTTCATATAAGAATATAACTATTCGCGTCCTTACAGGGTTTAGCTTGATGGATATATTGTGGGACCCATTTGCTTTTTCTTGCACTTTAGTTTAAGTACATTTCATCACAATCCCACATAAATAACCGTATTTGCTTTAGTGTTTTATTCCATTAGCCCCGTTTTTGAAAGACTATAGATTTTAACTATCATGTTGTGTATAATTTCAGAATTGTAACCTCCCTTTAAAAAAAATAGAGAAACGACTTCATCGCTTCTCTTTGAATTTATTTAGTGGATACTATTCACTTTCATTTATTATTCATTCCAGTTTTTAATGATAATAGAGTCCGGTAAGTAAACTTAAGTTAAATTCCGTTTATTTATGAATCCGTTTCCGAAGAATAAAGATAGATTCCGATTATTTATTAAAAATTACATTAAACCGCTTCACTACCCCTTCTAACCTCATCCTGCACAAAATGAATGCCGAGCTCATGATGATCTCCTTCGTATAAGGCTCTTTGTGCGAAGCGAACTTGTCCGTTTACATCAAACACTTCCAGCTTGCAATGTGCACGATTTTTCAAAAGTGCTTCATAGAAGCTATTTTTATCATGGACTGATACGCCATTC from Cytobacillus dafuensis encodes:
- a CDS encoding spore germination protein, whose product is MDIKKDGICITSVTGGILNFGGAVFIKPISVSKSIVGPGGGNTGTIVITNSR